Proteins found in one Orcinus orca chromosome 11, mOrcOrc1.1, whole genome shotgun sequence genomic segment:
- the CNPY2 gene encoding protein canopy homolog 2 — MKGWGLLALLLGALLGAVWARRSQDLHCGACRALVDELEWEIAQVDPKKTIQMGSFRINPDGSQSVVEVPYARSEAHLTELLEEVCDRMKEYGEQIDPSTHRKNYVRVVGRNGESNELDQQGIRIDSDISGTLKFACESIVEEYEDELIEFFSREADNVKDKLCSKRTDLCDHALHISHDEL; from the exons ATGAAGGGCTGGGGTTTGCTGGCCCTGCTTCTGGGGGCCCTGCTGGGAGCTGTCTGGGCCCGGAGGAGCCAGGATCTACACTGTGGAG CTTGCAGGGCTCTGGTGGATGAACTAGAGTGGGAAATTGCCCAGGTGGATCCCAAGAAGACCATTCAGATGGGCTCTTTCCGAATCAATCCAGATGGCAGCCAGTCAGTGGTGGAG GTGCCTTATGCTCGCTCAGAGGCCCACCTCACAGAGCTGCTAGAGGAGGTATGCGACCGGATGAAGGAGTATGGGGAACAGATTGACCCTTCCACCCACCGCAAGAACTATGTACGTGTAGTGGGCCGGAATGGAGAATCCAATGAACTGGACCAACAGGGGATCCGAATTGATTCAGACATCAGTGGCACCCTCAAGTTCGCG TGTGAGAGCATTGTGGAGGAATACGAGGATGAACTCATTGAATTCTTTTCCCGAGAGGCTGACAATGTTAAAGACAAACTCTGTAGTAAGCGAACAG ATCTATGTGACCATGCCCTGCACATATCGCATGATGAGCTATGA